CGCGTCGAACACCTTGCGCGCGCACACGGAAAAGTCGAGCTTTTCCCACTTGAAGGCGCCCGTCCCGTGTTCCATGCGCGTGTAGTTGAGGATGGCGCCGATGAGGTTCTCGAGCCTTGTCGCTTCCTTGCCGATGAGGCCGGAATATTCCTGGACCTTCTCCACCTTGGCGACGCGCCCGCGGGCCATCATCTCGGCGAACATCTTGATGGAAGTGAGCGGGGTCTTGAGTTCGTGCGATACGCTCGAAAGGAAGTTTGCCTTCATGGCGAGCAGCCTGCGTTCCTGTACGATAAAGCGGAACATGAAGAACGAGCCGAAGATGACCGTGATGAGCGAGAAAAGCAACAGCCCGTACATGAGGAACATCCTTTGGCGGGATTCCTTGCGGATTTCGCTGATGTCCTTTTCGTAGAGCGAGAATTCCCATGCGAACGCTTCGGAAATGCGGGATTGCGATAGCACGTTGGAACTGTCGGGAATGCTTCCAACGAGGACGGAATCACGCTCGTCCACGATGGAGTACGGGACGTTTTTCCAGCGCTGGGAAACATTCTTTACCTTTTCGAGAAGCCTTGCGCGGTAGGCCTCCTCGTCTATTTTTGCGATGACAATCTGGTTTCCGGAAAGGTACGGGTAACCCATCTTGAACAAGGTAATGCCGTCGTCGTTCTTGTAGACGATGCCTTCCTTTGTCGAAAATTCGTTTTCCAGGAGCTCTTCGAAATTCTTGCGGTACTTGGAAAGGAGCTCCATGTACCCGAGCTGGCGGTTGAAGTTGGCCCGCAGGTTCCAGAACGATTCGCGCTTCTCTTGGGACAGGTCCTCGAACGAAAGGATTTGCGAGAACGCCGTCTCGAAAAAGAACTTGGCGGAAGGAATGTCCTCGATGCTTTCGCTCTGCAGGAACTGGTTCAGCACGGAAAGGCTGTAGTCTTCGGCTTCGGCGTGCTTCTTTTGCTTCACGAGGATTTCGAAGTGCAGCAGGTTCACGGAATGCGTGATGTCCGCATGGAGGTAGCCCTGCAGGTGCGGGTGGCTTTCAAGAACTTTAAGCCACTTGAGCGCGTCGTTGTAGTTTTTTTCCTTGTAGCAGAGACGTATGAGCCCGAGGATGTTCAGCACCTGCTCGTTGCGGGTCTCGAAGGGGGCAACGCTCTTCATGAGTCGCGGCATGTAGCTTTCTACATTGCCGGAATCCTGTTCGGCATAGAACAGCCTCTGTTCGAGCGGAGTCGCGACGATTGCGGAAAAGTCGTGCGTGTTGTAGAAGTGCTTTGACGAGATGTCGGGGTAGACCAGGCTTCCGTTGTTGTACAGGAAAATGGCCTCGATGCCCGAGACGTCCTTGAAGGAGGCGGCGTTACCGAATTC
This genomic window from Fibrobacter sp. contains:
- a CDS encoding cell wall metabolism sensor histidine kinase WalK, with the protein product MRFSKGNLILILVFVGGIIMPTAILSFLGFRNIQNEMFLAQKNFDENQAALQKDIEDAIAREQEKIYQETKAASLFLYEQPRSLLEFGNAASFKDVSGIEAIFLYNNGSLVYPDISSKHFYNTHDFSAIVATPLEQRLFYAEQDSGNVESYMPRLMKSVAPFETRNEQVLNILGLIRLCYKEKNYNDALKWLKVLESHPHLQGYLHADITHSVNLLHFEILVKQKKHAEAEDYSLSVLNQFLQSESIEDIPSAKFFFETAFSQILSFEDLSQEKRESFWNLRANFNRQLGYMELLSKYRKNFEELLENEFSTKEGIVYKNDDGITLFKMGYPYLSGNQIVIAKIDEEAYRARLLEKVKNVSQRWKNVPYSIVDERDSVLVGSIPDSSNVLSQSRISEAFAWEFSLYEKDISEIRKESRQRMFLMYGLLLFSLITVIFGSFFMFRFIVQERRLLAMKANFLSSVSHELKTPLTSIKMFAEMMARGRVAKVEKVQEYSGLIGKEATRLENLIGAILNYTRMEHGTGAFKWEKLDFSVCARKVFDAVEDIGVEKGLEFHTRFEPGAYVMGDYTALYSLAQNLIENAIKYTNAPGEITISVYTEEDRTVFSVADTGIGIDSSEQKNIFNDFYRVGDEMTRSTKGSGLGLAIVKRVAETHKATISLSSKLGKGSTFTVRFKKVD